One Methanobrevibacter millerae genomic region harbors:
- a CDS encoding zinc-ribbon domain-containing protein produces the protein MVNCLVCGKSIEDEKFCSNCGSAIHKERKVDNDLSDINNTKYCTNCGELVEENDQFCSYCGNQINGDNFSGNKMENCENIDKTINDAEIGSKDILKEAIPNTKRSLKHLDWKDLVGGPVYTSLRKYNRGKNKQCVYCGTPYEDESDYCMECGNNLKIQRKQMGE, from the coding sequence ATGGTTAATTGTCTTGTTTGTGGAAAATCTATAGAAGATGAAAAATTTTGTTCGAATTGTGGCTCAGCTATCCATAAAGAAAGAAAGGTTGATAATGATTTGTCAGATATTAATAATACTAAATATTGTACTAATTGTGGTGAACTGGTGGAAGAGAATGATCAATTTTGTTCATATTGTGGAAATCAAATAAATGGCGATAACTTCTCTGGAAATAAAATGGAAAATTGTGAAAATATCGATAAAACAATTAATGATGCAGAAATAGGTTCTAAGGATATTTTAAAAGAAGCAATACCAAATACGAAACGAAGTTTAAAACATTTGGATTGGAAAGATTTGGTAGGTGGGCCAGTATACACATCATTAAGAAAATATAACAGAGGAAAAAATAAGCAATGTGTATATTGTGGCACACCTTATGAAGACGAATCTGATTACTGTATGGAATGTGGAAATAATCTTAAAATTCAAAGAAAGCAAATGGGAGAGTAG
- a CDS encoding GltB/FmdC/FwdC-like GXGXG domain-containing protein, translated as MKEYVIDAKNMEEKDLNRAIKEHAINYDKLIIDNPDSKHNICAGLSEEVEIQINGSAGYFVGTMVNGPRIHINGNAGWFAGDNMTEGELIIEGTAGDGAGQGIYGGTVLVKCGAGSRTGEIMKGGTVIIGGNSGFMTGLLMMGGRLIILGDVTDDVGESIMRGTIYVLGDVKSLGKNAVFEDFTEKDKKELEEILTEYGFDLTDEDYSNFKKIVNRS; from the coding sequence ATGAAAGAATACGTTATTGACGCTAAAAACATGGAAGAAAAGGATTTAAACCGTGCCATCAAGGAGCATGCAATTAACTATGATAAATTAATCATCGACAATCCCGATTCCAAGCACAACATCTGCGCAGGGCTCAGCGAAGAGGTTGAAATTCAAATCAACGGCTCTGCAGGATATTTTGTGGGAACCATGGTCAACGGCCCAAGAATACACATCAACGGGAACGCAGGATGGTTTGCCGGAGACAACATGACCGAAGGCGAACTCATCATCGAAGGAACTGCCGGTGACGGCGCAGGACAGGGAATCTATGGAGGAACTGTTTTAGTTAAATGCGGTGCCGGTTCAAGAACTGGTGAAATTATGAAAGGCGGAACCGTCATTATCGGCGGAAACAGCGGATTCATGACCGGACTTCTCATGATGGGAGGAAGACTCATAATTCTCGGTGACGTTACAGATGACGTCGGAGAATCAATCATGAGAGGCACAATCTACGTTCTTGGAGACGTCAAAAGCCTTGGAAAAAATGCTGTTTTTGAGGATTTCACTGAAAAAGACAAAAAAGAGCTTGAAGAAATCTTAACAGAATACGGCTTTGATTTGACAGACGAAGACTATTCAAACTTTAAAAAAATCGTTAATAGGAGCTAA
- a CDS encoding glutamate synthase-related protein: MSFTVERKIEICRQNNDRPGCCWYLCDNPHKSSCKNCYSCYSNCPHNVYEVINDEPLPIHQENCVGCKICEEMCPTHAIYVRPLVDEGRGVWSNSTMVEIKRKSQTGSYKVRGCGLTRRIPTFDDLSILPAQVSRPPIDSYREACKTSVVLGDRFAENPIEIDTPIMIGAMSFGALSKEAKIALAIGSSKVGSIANTGEGGMLPEEREYADKLIAQYASGRFGVSASYLNNAEAVEIKIGQGAKSGMGGHLLAHKVTAEVAKVRNIPEGTSALSPARHMDIVGPEDLGMKINQLREITDWKIPIIVKFASGRVEQDVKIAAKAGADIIVVDGMQGGTGAGPEVVTEHAGIPTIEAIVKADDALKEINLRSEVSLIAAGGIRSGADVAKAIALGADAVYIATSALISIGCKVCQSCSEGICPKGIATQDRALRRRLDPIRKGQQVANYIEAMTQEVTSLTQQAGNTDIENLERQDLVALTMDASQLTGVPMVSKKY; the protein is encoded by the coding sequence ATGTCATTTACAGTAGAAAGGAAAATTGAAATCTGCCGTCAGAACAACGACCGTCCGGGCTGCTGCTGGTATCTTTGTGACAATCCCCACAAGTCCTCTTGTAAGAACTGTTACAGCTGCTATTCAAACTGTCCGCATAACGTTTATGAGGTTATAAACGACGAACCTCTCCCTATTCATCAGGAAAACTGTGTGGGATGTAAAATCTGTGAGGAAATGTGTCCGACACACGCAATTTACGTAAGACCTTTGGTTGATGAAGGCAGAGGTGTCTGGTCAAACTCAACGATGGTTGAAATCAAGCGTAAAAGCCAGACCGGTTCATACAAGGTCCGTGGATGCGGATTGACAAGAAGAATTCCGACATTCGATGACTTAAGCATTTTACCGGCACAGGTATCAAGGCCTCCGATTGACTCATACAGAGAAGCCTGCAAGACCTCAGTGGTTTTAGGTGACCGCTTTGCTGAAAATCCGATTGAAATCGACACTCCTATAATGATTGGGGCAATGTCATTCGGTGCATTAAGTAAAGAGGCAAAAATAGCTTTAGCTATTGGAAGCAGCAAAGTCGGCTCAATTGCAAACACCGGTGAAGGAGGAATGCTTCCGGAAGAAAGGGAATATGCAGACAAATTGATTGCACAGTACGCATCAGGCCGTTTTGGAGTGTCTGCAAGCTATCTAAACAACGCCGAAGCAGTTGAAATCAAAATCGGTCAGGGAGCAAAATCCGGTATGGGAGGACACTTATTAGCCCACAAGGTTACAGCAGAAGTGGCTAAAGTGAGAAACATCCCTGAAGGAACTTCAGCATTAAGCCCTGCAAGGCACATGGACATTGTCGGTCCTGAGGATCTGGGAATGAAAATCAATCAATTAAGAGAAATCACCGACTGGAAAATCCCTATCATTGTCAAATTCGCATCAGGCCGTGTCGAACAGGATGTTAAAATCGCCGCTAAGGCCGGAGCAGACATTATCGTTGTCGACGGTATGCAGGGAGGAACCGGTGCCGGACCTGAAGTCGTAACCGAACATGCAGGTATTCCGACAATAGAGGCAATCGTCAAGGCAGACGACGCATTAAAGGAAATCAACTTAAGAAGCGAAGTCAGCTTAATTGCTGCAGGGGGAATAAGGTCCGGAGCGGACGTTGCAAAGGCAATAGCTCTGGGTGCAGATGCGGTATACATCGCTACATCAGCATTAATCTCTATAGGATGTAAGGTCTGTCAGAGCTGTTCTGAAGGAATCTGTCCTAAAGGTATCGCAACCCAGGACAGGGCTCTTAGAAGAAGGCTTGACCCTATAAGGAAAGGCCAGCAGGTTGCAAACTACATTGAGGCAATGACTCAGGAAGTAACCTCACTGACCCAGCAGGCAGGTAATACGGACATTGAAAATCTGGAACGTCAGGACCTTGTAGCATTGACAATGGATGCATCACAGCTGACTGGAGTGCCTATGGTGAGCAAAAAGTATTAA
- a CDS encoding zinc ribbon domain-containing protein, with translation MVKYCSNCGHVVSHDDKFCENCGSKIENNETSNKTVNNKGTNEVVTNADTIDSDYLISILIIGGIYTVIALLIGVIFLALTMGTINGNLIWGYDSGLTWWSFIVGVFVMSCLIGISEENLIYKVSCGFITGLFTSILCMPVVSLLWGETMSSALSLLWGNQTFILIIVGVITSVVVSMLFSDNK, from the coding sequence ATGGTAAAATACTGTTCGAATTGTGGTCATGTAGTAAGTCACGATGATAAATTTTGTGAAAATTGTGGATCTAAGATAGAAAATAACGAAACCAGTAATAAAACAGTAAATAATAAAGGCACTAATGAAGTAGTAACCAATGCAGATACGATAGATAGCGATTATTTGATAAGTATATTAATAATTGGTGGAATTTATACTGTTATTGCTTTATTAATTGGTGTTATTTTCCTTGCATTAACAATGGGCACTATAAACGGCAATTTAATATGGGGATATGACTCAGGTCTTACTTGGTGGAGTTTTATCGTAGGAGTATTTGTTATGTCCTGTCTTATAGGGATATCCGAAGAAAATCTAATTTATAAAGTTTCATGCGGTTTTATAACTGGTTTGTTTACTTCTATATTATGCATGCCTGTAGTTTCATTATTATGGGGAGAAACTATGTCAAGTGCATTATCTTTGCTTTGGGGAAATCAAACATTTATATTAATAATAGTTGGGGTTATAACATCTGTAGTGGTTAGTATGCTCTTTTCTGATAATAAATAA
- a CDS encoding Coenzyme F420 hydrogenase/dehydrogenase, beta subunit C-terminal domain: MSEDKIAMVGTPCEIMAASKLQHYTDSPIDVKLGLFCMENFSYKYFVNLLKEYDLKMDDIEKFQIEKGFVFLLLKTKETIKIPLSVAKRIIRKNCNICVELTSETSDISIGSIGSQDGWSTLIIRTEKGEEIVKGAIEQRYIEAEDFTDSQFALLERLAENKINKNLEHIEQREFLARPVLYQRDKSDDSIEKEFSESDFSDLRTNVIDVGACVLCGACEYACPENLITIDDTKPRMKGECPPDCHACFAVCPRTFIPENLRNDNSKAIGDYLKVLTVRSIKHSQGQDGSIVTTLLDYLLTNQIVTEALIVDKKDELAWKPYAKKTADIDEVVKSGGTKYSVCPVFKALKDTEEGVN, translated from the coding sequence ATGAGTGAAGATAAAATAGCAATGGTCGGAACGCCATGTGAAATTATGGCAGCATCCAAACTTCAGCATTACACAGATAGCCCTATTGATGTTAAACTGGGCTTGTTCTGTATGGAGAACTTTTCATATAAGTATTTCGTAAATCTCCTGAAAGAATATGATTTGAAAATGGATGACATTGAAAAGTTCCAAATCGAAAAAGGATTCGTATTTCTATTATTAAAGACAAAGGAAACGATTAAAATTCCTTTATCAGTAGCTAAAAGGATTATCAGGAAAAACTGTAACATATGCGTTGAACTGACCTCTGAAACCTCAGACATCTCAATAGGTTCAATCGGATCACAAGACGGCTGGTCAACGCTGATTATAAGAACCGAAAAAGGTGAAGAAATCGTAAAGGGTGCAATAGAGCAGAGATACATTGAAGCTGAAGACTTTACAGATTCACAGTTCGCATTATTGGAAAGACTTGCAGAAAACAAGATTAACAAAAACCTTGAGCATATCGAGCAGAGGGAGTTTCTTGCAAGGCCGGTATTATATCAAAGGGACAAATCAGACGATTCAATTGAAAAGGAGTTTTCAGAATCTGATTTCTCAGACTTAAGGACCAATGTCATTGACGTTGGAGCATGTGTTTTATGCGGTGCGTGCGAATATGCATGTCCAGAAAACCTAATCACAATTGATGATACGAAACCAAGAATGAAAGGGGAATGCCCACCGGACTGCCACGCATGCTTTGCCGTATGTCCGAGGACATTCATACCTGAGAACTTAAGAAACGATAATTCAAAAGCCATAGGCGATTATCTGAAAGTGCTGACGGTAAGGTCTATCAAGCATTCACAGGGTCAGGACGGATCAATAGTCACAACTCTTTTAGACTATTTATTAACCAATCAGATCGTAACCGAGGCATTAATTGTCGATAAAAAGGACGAGCTTGCCTGGAAGCCTTATGCCAAAAAAACCGCTGACATCGACGAGGTTGTCAAATCCGGAGGAACCAAGTATTCAGTCTGTCCGGTATTCAAGGCACTTAAAGACACTGAAGAGGGGGTTAACTAA
- the glnA gene encoding type I glutamate--ammonia ligase yields MSGKDNKLDQIIKTIDENDIKFLKLQFSDIHGLPKSMAVPLKKAADVEDIVNDGLLFDGSSVAGLASINDSDLLAKPDINTFSMIPWRPEAKGTSRFICDIFTTDGKPYDGDPRGVLKKSLQLAEKRGYQFNMGPEPEFFIIKKDEDGHYIPADEAEYFDVEPLDQGTDIRREIVLGLEKLDFDVEVSHHEVAAGQHEVDFKYADALKTADAVITFKEAVKALVNNLGFKATFMPKPFLGINGSGMHCNQSLFKNGENIFYDPDTETQISQEALYFIGGLLKHAPALSSILSPTVNSYKRLVPGYEAPCYIAYGFKNRSTLLRIPASRGLGTRIECRSADPSCNPYLAFAVLLEAGLDGMDNKIDPGEPTEENLFAFSEDELVEKGISSLPTSLWEAYHALEEDEVVKNAIGEKVFNQFYNIKRAEWDAYRIQVFDYERDEYLDV; encoded by the coding sequence ATGTCAGGAAAAGATAATAAATTAGACCAAATAATAAAGACGATTGACGAAAATGATATAAAATTTCTGAAATTACAGTTCTCAGATATCCATGGACTGCCTAAAAGCATGGCTGTTCCGCTTAAAAAAGCAGCTGACGTTGAAGACATTGTAAATGACGGATTACTCTTTGACGGATCATCTGTCGCAGGTTTAGCTTCAATCAATGACAGTGACCTGCTTGCAAAACCGGATATCAACACCTTCTCAATGATTCCATGGAGACCTGAAGCAAAAGGTACCAGCCGTTTCATCTGTGACATTTTCACAACCGACGGCAAACCTTACGACGGAGACCCAAGGGGAGTCTTAAAAAAATCATTACAGCTGGCAGAAAAAAGAGGATACCAGTTCAACATGGGTCCTGAACCGGAATTCTTCATCATCAAAAAGGACGAAGACGGACACTACATCCCTGCAGACGAAGCTGAATACTTTGACGTAGAGCCATTAGACCAGGGAACTGACATCAGAAGGGAAATCGTATTAGGTCTCGAAAAGCTTGACTTCGACGTTGAAGTAAGCCACCACGAAGTGGCAGCAGGTCAGCACGAAGTCGACTTCAAATACGCAGATGCTTTAAAAACGGCAGATGCTGTTATCACATTCAAGGAAGCTGTTAAAGCTTTAGTTAACAATTTAGGTTTCAAGGCAACATTCATGCCAAAACCATTCCTGGGAATCAACGGTAGCGGAATGCACTGTAACCAGAGTTTATTCAAAAACGGAGAAAACATCTTCTACGACCCAGATACCGAAACCCAGATTTCACAGGAAGCATTGTACTTCATCGGAGGACTGTTAAAACACGCTCCGGCTTTATCATCAATTTTATCCCCTACCGTAAACTCATACAAACGTCTTGTACCTGGTTACGAAGCACCATGCTACATCGCATACGGATTCAAAAACAGGTCAACATTATTAAGGATTCCTGCATCCCGTGGCTTAGGTACGAGAATCGAATGCAGGTCAGCTGACCCATCCTGTAACCCTTACTTAGCATTCGCTGTGCTTCTTGAAGCTGGTTTAGACGGTATGGACAACAAGATTGATCCTGGTGAACCAACCGAAGAAAACCTCTTCGCATTTTCCGAAGATGAGCTCGTAGAGAAAGGAATTTCAAGCCTTCCAACCAGTTTATGGGAAGCATACCATGCTCTTGAAGAGGATGAGGTTGTCAAAAACGCAATCGGAGAAAAGGTCTTCAACCAGTTCTACAACATCAAAAGGGCTGAATGGGACGCTTACAGAATTCAGGTATTCGATTACGAAAGGGATGAATACTTAGACGTATAG
- a CDS encoding winged helix-turn-helix domain-containing protein: MDKEELLSENLELKKENKKLRRIIEEQKLKEEQIQLKQENQELKEIIKNENISYNKIKANTPFPNHKERESAEVISLLNRSEKRIRVLESLEEESKIPSQISKDIDDSSYNISKYLKTLKEYGLVVCLNENDKRYRYYKITDKGKNYLDIIKNQ, encoded by the coding sequence ATGGACAAGGAAGAATTGCTGAGTGAGAACCTGGAACTGAAAAAAGAAAATAAAAAACTGAGAAGAATCATTGAGGAACAAAAGCTTAAGGAAGAACAGATACAGCTGAAACAGGAAAACCAGGAATTAAAAGAAATAATAAAAAATGAAAACATTAGCTATAACAAAATCAAAGCCAATACTCCATTTCCAAATCACAAAGAAAGAGAAAGTGCAGAAGTTATCTCATTATTGAATCGTTCCGAAAAAAGAATAAGAGTATTGGAATCATTGGAAGAAGAAAGCAAAATACCATCACAAATCAGCAAGGACATAGATGACAGCAGCTATAACATATCAAAATATCTTAAAACGCTGAAGGAATACGGATTGGTCGTTTGCCTTAATGAAAACGACAAACGATACCGGTATTACAAAATCACCGATAAAGGTAAAAATTATTTAGACATTATCAAAAACCAATAG
- a CDS encoding glutamine amidotransferase yields MCGIAGVIYKDKKSHHVGEALTSMLESLQHRGPDSAGYAIYGSLNFPDNYYQLNIEVKRKRGVLDNLKSLLTQFSPIFEEEIVESVGDSDVYKCKIALDEYSLLKPCISEIDDLKDVNVINGSHSFEMIKDTGKVKDIAERFDVPSRMGTHGIGHTRFATESGVDRYHAHPYQSYIIPDITVVHNGQITNYWKIRDPLERKGHTFESFNDTECIVHYMADKLNQGYKLEEALDQAVIDLDGPFSILVGTPNGIGIAKDKLGLRPGVMVETDEIFAVASEEMALHDVVDSDQIEQIAPGETRAYTI; encoded by the coding sequence ATGTGTGGAATAGCAGGTGTAATATATAAGGATAAGAAATCTCACCATGTGGGTGAGGCATTAACCTCAATGCTCGAATCACTTCAGCACAGAGGTCCGGATTCAGCAGGTTATGCAATATACGGAAGTTTAAACTTCCCTGATAACTACTATCAGTTAAACATTGAAGTCAAAAGAAAAAGGGGAGTTTTAGACAATTTAAAATCATTATTAACCCAATTCAGTCCAATATTTGAAGAGGAAATCGTCGAATCCGTAGGGGACTCAGACGTGTACAAATGCAAAATCGCATTGGACGAATATTCACTTTTAAAACCATGTATCAGCGAAATAGACGACTTAAAAGACGTTAACGTCATAAACGGTTCACATTCCTTTGAAATGATAAAGGACACTGGTAAAGTCAAAGACATTGCAGAGCGTTTCGACGTTCCAAGCAGAATGGGAACCCACGGAATAGGACACACTCGTTTTGCAACAGAAAGCGGCGTTGACCGTTATCACGCACACCCTTACCAGAGCTATATCATACCTGACATCACGGTAGTGCACAACGGCCAGATCACCAATTACTGGAAAATAAGAGATCCTTTGGAAAGGAAAGGACACACCTTCGAGTCATTCAACGATACCGAATGCATCGTTCACTACATGGCAGACAAGCTCAATCAGGGATACAAGCTTGAGGAAGCTTTGGACCAGGCAGTGATTGATCTGGACGGTCCGTTTTCAATACTTGTCGGAACCCCGAACGGCATTGGAATCGCAAAGGACAAGCTCGGACTAAGGCCGGGCGTAATGGTTGAAACCGATGAAATATTTGCCGTTGCTTCAGAGGAAATGGCACTTCACGACGTCGTCGATTCCGACCAGATTGAACAGATTGCTCCTGGCGAGACAAGGGCTTACACAATCTAG
- a CDS encoding DUF447 domain-containing protein, whose amino-acid sequence MAMDLTDIGIEEGQKYEGIYTTMSRDGVKNAAPIGIVCKGKDKLGCRLFVGTTTLKNIMETRKYVVNITFDPINFANSTIGNLDIEEFTDDEDIAILKNAEAYVICDVTDIRKMDPIKDHVTSNGEAYIISSDVVKIVKNNPCAKALNRGVFALLECLTNYTRLDLVSKEQQDYFVGRFNENNRMIKRVSGPDTIKAMEILKKSMIEKGFDVE is encoded by the coding sequence ATGGCTATGGATTTGACAGATATCGGAATTGAAGAAGGACAGAAATATGAGGGGATTTACACTACCATGAGCAGGGACGGTGTAAAAAATGCCGCGCCAATAGGAATTGTATGCAAAGGCAAGGATAAACTTGGATGCAGACTGTTTGTCGGCACCACAACCCTGAAAAACATTATGGAAACGCGCAAATATGTTGTAAACATTACTTTCGATCCTATAAATTTTGCAAATTCAACAATCGGAAACCTGGATATTGAAGAGTTTACGGATGATGAGGACATTGCAATACTGAAAAATGCAGAGGCATATGTCATTTGTGATGTCACAGACATTAGAAAGATGGATCCGATAAAAGACCATGTAACATCAAACGGGGAAGCTTATATCATAAGCAGCGATGTTGTTAAAATCGTCAAGAACAATCCATGTGCAAAGGCTTTAAACCGTGGAGTATTCGCCCTTCTGGAATGCCTTACAAACTATACACGGCTTGACCTTGTAAGCAAGGAGCAGCAGGATTATTTTGTTGGAAGGTTTAATGAAAACAATCGCATGATCAAGAGGGTTTCAGGGCCCGATACGATAAAGGCCATGGAGATTCTTAAAAAAAGCATGATAGAAAAAGGTTTTGATGTTGAATAA
- the gdhA gene encoding NADP-specific glutamate dehydrogenase: MSYVDDVIETIIAQNPSEPEFHQAVREVLESLRVVIEENEEEYRKNALLERLTNPERQIKFRVPWIDDNGQVQVNTGYRVQFNSAIGPYKGGLRFHPSVNLGIIKFLGFEQIFKNSLTGLPIGGGKGGSDFDPKGKSDREIMAFCQSFMTELCKYIGADTDVPAGDIGVGGREIGFLFGQYKRIRGLYEGVLTGKGLSFGGSLARTEATGYGLLYFTNAMLKANDIDIAGKTIAVSGAGNVAIYAIEKAQQLGGNPVTCSDSTGWIYDPEGIDVELLKEIKEVKRERLTAYAEARPSAEYHEGKGVWTVKCDIALPCATQNELQLEDAKTLVENGVLAVGEGANMPTTIEATEYLQANDVLFSPGKASNAGGVATSALEMSQNSQRLAWTFEEVDSRLQTIMENIFAEAAAAAEEYGLGKNYVAGANIAGFKKVVDAMNSQGIV, from the coding sequence TTGTCATACGTAGACGATGTAATTGAAACTATTATTGCACAAAACCCTTCCGAACCGGAATTCCACCAAGCTGTACGCGAAGTATTGGAATCCTTAAGGGTTGTTATTGAAGAAAATGAAGAAGAATACAGAAAAAACGCACTTCTTGAAAGATTAACCAATCCGGAAAGACAAATCAAATTCCGTGTCCCATGGATAGACGACAACGGACAGGTACAGGTCAACACCGGATACCGTGTCCAGTTCAACTCAGCTATCGGACCGTACAAAGGCGGATTACGTTTCCACCCTTCAGTAAACTTAGGTATCATCAAGTTCTTAGGATTTGAACAGATTTTCAAAAACTCATTAACCGGCCTTCCAATCGGCGGAGGAAAAGGAGGATCAGACTTCGATCCTAAAGGAAAATCAGACAGGGAAATCATGGCATTCTGTCAAAGCTTCATGACCGAATTATGCAAATACATCGGAGCTGACACTGATGTGCCTGCAGGAGATATCGGTGTAGGCGGCCGTGAAATCGGATTCCTGTTCGGTCAATACAAAAGAATCAGAGGATTATACGAAGGAGTATTAACCGGTAAAGGATTATCATTCGGTGGATCTCTGGCAAGAACTGAAGCTACCGGATACGGATTATTATACTTCACAAACGCAATGTTAAAAGCAAACGATATTGATATTGCAGGAAAAACCATTGCAGTATCAGGCGCAGGTAACGTTGCAATTTACGCTATCGAAAAGGCTCAGCAGTTAGGCGGAAACCCAGTAACCTGTTCCGACTCAACCGGATGGATTTACGATCCTGAAGGAATCGACGTTGAATTATTAAAAGAAATCAAAGAAGTAAAACGTGAAAGGTTAACTGCATACGCTGAAGCAAGACCATCTGCAGAATACCACGAAGGAAAAGGCGTATGGACCGTAAAATGTGACATCGCACTTCCATGCGCTACCCAAAACGAATTACAGTTAGAAGATGCTAAAACTTTAGTTGAAAACGGCGTTTTAGCTGTCGGTGAAGGAGCAAACATGCCAACCACTATCGAAGCAACCGAATACTTACAGGCTAATGACGTTTTATTCTCACCTGGTAAGGCTTCAAACGCAGGTGGAGTAGCTACTTCAGCACTTGAAATGTCACAGAACTCACAAAGATTAGCATGGACCTTTGAAGAAGTTGACTCAAGACTCCAGACTATCATGGAAAACATCTTCGCTGAAGCTGCAGCAGCTGCAGAAGAATACGGCTTAGGCAAAAACTACGTTGCCGGAGCAAACATTGCAGGATTCAAGAAAGTTGTTGACGCAATGAACTCACAGGGAATCGTATAG